The Arachis hypogaea cultivar Tifrunner chromosome 19, arahy.Tifrunner.gnm2.J5K5, whole genome shotgun sequence genome has a window encoding:
- the LOC112777941 gene encoding uncharacterized protein, producing the protein MCCIRHIGSNFLRRFKDPYLHKLVVNTGYSRTEQEYNKNYQRLKERGKAYTQWCDEIGVERWVLAFDGGHRWGHMTTNLVECINSVLKGARNLPVTALVRSTFYRLNELFTRKSTKAHERLRNGYTYSEFATKRVEESFRRAGNIVVNRFDRRNEIFEVRKMQDGTIYTVNLAQRHCDCGHFQVKRLPCRHVLACCANQRLDWQAYVHNVYKMSEICKVYRGEFVPMGDPSTWDRYEGAKVIANWTLRRATKGRPKSTRYLNEMDSRDMRGPRRCTICGREGHSRSQCPQRAGPSSAGGH; encoded by the exons ATGTGCTGCATCAGGCACATCGGGTCCAACTTCTTAAGGAGGTTCAAGGATCCATATTTGCATAAACTCGTGGTGAACACAG GCTATTCTAGGACGGAGCAGGAGTACAACAAAAACTACCAAAGGCTTAAAGAGCGGGGTAAAGCATATACTCAATGGTGCGATGAGATCGGTGTTGAGAGATGGGTGTTGGCATTCGATGGTGGTCATCGTTGGGGTCATATGACGACAAACTTGGTAGAGTGCATAAATTCTGTCCTGAAGGGTGCACGCAACCTTCCTGTGACTGCCCTTGTCCGGTCAACTTTCTATCGGTTGAATGAGTTGTTCACTCGGAAGAGTACCAAAGCTCATGAGCGTCTTCGCAACGGATACACGTATTCAGAATTCGCAACGAAGAGAGTTGAAGAAAGCTTCCGACGGGCAGGAAACATTGTGGTCAACCGGTTCGATAGGCGCAACGAGATATTTGAGGTTCGCAAAATGCAAGATGGTACTATTTACACTGTTAACCTTGCGCAACGACACTGCGACTGTGGCCATTTCCAAGTCAAGCGACTTCCATGTCGCCACGTGCTTGCATGTTGCGCCAACCAGCGTCTTGATTGGCAAGCGTACGTGCACAATGTGTACAAGATGTCTGAAATTTGCAAGGTGTACAGAGGCGAGTTTGTTCCAATGGGTGACCCATCTACGTGGGATAGATACGAAGGagcgaaggtgatcgccaactgGACATTGAGGCGCGCGACAAAAGGAAGACCGAAGTCAACCCgctacttgaatgagatggactcGCGTGATATGCGTGGTCCTCGCCGGTGCACTATATGTGGACGCGAGGGACATAGCCGCAGCCAATGTCCTCAGCGTGCAGGTCCAAGCTCCGCTGGAGGTCATTAG